Proteins from one Halovivax limisalsi genomic window:
- a CDS encoding DUF892 family protein, producing the protein MIETERELFVETLRELLTIERELEDYLAGLAAAATDEDLSSYFDAHAETTTEQIARLETIFAGLENADEAPRESEVLAAIVAAHDDRRQDFQDPNLADRLTAETGREIERLELTKLETLRSLASRLDLPTEVVDPLETTQTEVENGLERLQSWSNLETSRPR; encoded by the coding sequence ATGATCGAAACGGAACGGGAACTCTTCGTCGAGACGCTTCGGGAACTGCTGACCATCGAGCGCGAGCTCGAAGACTACCTCGCCGGCCTGGCGGCTGCGGCGACCGACGAGGACCTCTCGTCGTACTTCGACGCGCACGCTGAGACGACGACCGAACAGATCGCCCGCCTCGAGACGATCTTCGCGGGCCTCGAGAACGCGGACGAGGCGCCACGCGAGAGCGAGGTGCTCGCGGCCATCGTCGCCGCGCACGACGACCGACGCCAGGATTTCCAGGATCCGAACCTGGCCGACCGGCTCACCGCCGAGACCGGACGCGAGATCGAACGGCTCGAACTGACGAAACTCGAGACGCTCCGGTCGCTCGCCTCGCGCCTCGATCTCCCGACGGAAGTGGTCGATCCCCTCGAGACCACACAAACGGAGGTCGAGAACGGCCTCGAACGGCTGCAATCGTGGTCGAACCTGGAGACGAGTCGGCCACGATAG
- a CDS encoding DUF7091 family protein produces MSNRRRLERFVRSKLQEAGEEYAEIRRSADGQLAEARDAYRTAKNARRLPSDEEGRAKIVCRRHAERRAVMLDEAFRPACFEADHPDCESCAEDVQAGRIETW; encoded by the coding sequence ATGTCCAATCGGCGTCGTCTCGAGCGGTTCGTTCGGTCGAAGCTGCAGGAGGCGGGCGAGGAATACGCCGAAATCCGTCGGTCGGCCGACGGGCAACTCGCCGAAGCCAGGGACGCCTACCGGACGGCGAAGAACGCCCGACGCTTACCGAGTGACGAGGAGGGCCGCGCGAAGATCGTCTGTCGGCGCCACGCGGAACGCCGTGCCGTCATGCTCGACGAGGCGTTCCGTCCCGCCTGTTTCGAAGCCGATCATCCCGACTGCGAGAGCTGCGCCGAAGACGTCCAGGCCGGCCGCATCGAGACCTGGTGA
- a CDS encoding replication factor A (Replication protein A protects and stabilize the intermediate ssDNA that is generated by the unwinding action of a DNA helicase at the replication fork. In addition, SSBs prevent the formation of secondary structures by single-stranded template DNA.), whose translation MSDVSQHAEDVHAQFSDHLDVDVSDVEDRLTTLIEEYKVPVEEARRSVTNHYLEQAGLEREDISSGASDEVELAEIDEPERWVDVTVKVIELWEPRSDSIDQVGLLGDPSGTIKFTKWATSDLPTLDEGGVYRLENVVTDEYQGRYSVKLNKTTVIEALDDEIEVGDDSTEIEGAMVAMQSGSGLIKRCPDDDCTRVVQNGRCSEHGDVEGEFDLRIKGVVDDGVDAHEVIFDEESTEALTGISLEEAKEMAMDALDTTIVADEIREQIIGTYYRIEGPTFGRYVLADDVSELTDPADPDPLLIRARSM comes from the coding sequence ATGAGCGACGTCAGTCAGCACGCAGAAGACGTACACGCGCAGTTTTCAGACCACCTCGACGTCGACGTCTCGGACGTCGAGGACAGACTCACGACGCTGATCGAGGAGTACAAGGTCCCCGTCGAGGAGGCCCGACGCAGCGTCACAAACCACTACCTCGAGCAGGCGGGCCTCGAACGCGAGGACATCTCGAGCGGCGCCAGCGACGAGGTCGAGCTCGCGGAGATCGACGAACCCGAGCGGTGGGTCGACGTCACCGTCAAGGTCATCGAACTCTGGGAGCCCCGCAGCGACTCGATCGACCAGGTCGGCCTGCTGGGCGACCCCAGCGGGACGATCAAGTTCACCAAGTGGGCGACCTCCGACCTGCCCACGCTCGACGAGGGCGGCGTCTACCGGCTCGAGAACGTCGTCACCGACGAGTACCAGGGCCGGTATTCGGTCAAACTCAACAAGACGACCGTCATCGAGGCACTCGACGACGAGATCGAGGTCGGCGACGACAGCACCGAAATCGAGGGCGCGATGGTCGCCATGCAGAGCGGCTCCGGCCTCATCAAGCGCTGTCCCGACGACGATTGCACGCGCGTCGTCCAGAACGGCCGCTGTTCGGAACACGGCGACGTGGAGGGCGAGTTCGACCTCCGGATCAAGGGCGTCGTCGACGACGGCGTCGACGCCCACGAGGTCATCTTCGACGAGGAATCGACCGAGGCACTCACGGGCATCTCCCTCGAGGAAGCCAAGGAGATGGCGATGGACGCGCTCGATACGACCATCGTCGCCGACGAGATCCGCGAGCAGATCATCGGCACCTACTACCGCATCGAGGGCCCGACCTTCGGGCGGTACGTCCTCGCGGACGACGTCTCGGAGCTGACCGATCCGGCCGATCCGGATCCCCTGCTGATCAGA